A section of the Callospermophilus lateralis isolate mCalLat2 chromosome 14, mCalLat2.hap1, whole genome shotgun sequence genome encodes:
- the Fndc4 gene encoding fibronectin type III domain-containing protein 4 isoform X2 → MGTMASLMPLSPYLSPTVLLLVSCDLGFVRADRPPSPVNVTVTHLRANSATVSWDVPEGNIVIGYSISQQRQNGPGQRVIREVNTTTRACALWGLAEDSDYTVQVRSIGLRGESPPGPRVHFRTLKGSDRLPSNSSSPGDITVEGLDGERPLQTGEVVIIVVVLLMWAAVIGLFCRQYDIIKDNDSNNNPKEKGKGPEQSPQGRPVGTRQKKSSSINTIDV, encoded by the exons ATGGGGACCATGGCTTCGCTGATGCCTCTCTCCCCATATCTAAGCCCCACGGTCCTCCTGCTGGTCAGCTGTGACCTGGGCTTTGTGCGAGCAG ACCGACCTCCCTCTCCTGTGAATGTGACGGTCACTCACCTCAGAGCCAACTCGGCCACTGTGTCCTGGGACGTCCCGGAAGGCAACATCGTCATTGGCTACTCCATTTCCCAGCAA CGGCAGAATGGCCCTGGGCAGCGTGTGATCCGGGAGGTGAACACCACCACTAGGGCCTGTGCCCTTTGGGGCCTGGCTGAAGACAGCGACTACACAGTGCAGGTCAGGAGCATTGGCCTTCGGGGAGAGAGCCCCCCAGGGCCCCGGGTGCACTTCCGAACTCTCAAGGGTTCTGACCGACTGCCCTCCAACAGCTCCAGCCCAG GTGACATCACAGTGGAGGGGCTGGATGGAGAGCGACCACTGCAGACAGGTGAAGTGGTCATCATCGTGGTGGTGTTGCTCATGTGGGCTG CTGTAATCGGGCTGTTCTGCCGTCAGTATGACATCATCAAGGACAATGACTCCAACAACAACCCCAAGGAGAAGGGGAAGGGGCCAGAACAGAGTCCTCAGGGAAggccagtgggaacaagacag AAAAAATCATCATCCATCAACACCATTGACGTTTGA
- the Fndc4 gene encoding fibronectin type III domain-containing protein 4 isoform X1 encodes MGTMASLMPLSPYLSPTVLLLVSCDLGFVRADRPPSPVNVTVTHLRANSATVSWDVPEGNIVIGYSISQQRQNGPGQRVIREVNTTTRACALWGLAEDSDYTVQVRSIGLRGESPPGPRVHFRTLKGSDRLPSNSSSPAAACLSDITVEGLDGERPLQTGEVVIIVVVLLMWAAVIGLFCRQYDIIKDNDSNNNPKEKGKGPEQSPQGRPVGTRQKKSSSINTIDV; translated from the exons ATGGGGACCATGGCTTCGCTGATGCCTCTCTCCCCATATCTAAGCCCCACGGTCCTCCTGCTGGTCAGCTGTGACCTGGGCTTTGTGCGAGCAG ACCGACCTCCCTCTCCTGTGAATGTGACGGTCACTCACCTCAGAGCCAACTCGGCCACTGTGTCCTGGGACGTCCCGGAAGGCAACATCGTCATTGGCTACTCCATTTCCCAGCAA CGGCAGAATGGCCCTGGGCAGCGTGTGATCCGGGAGGTGAACACCACCACTAGGGCCTGTGCCCTTTGGGGCCTGGCTGAAGACAGCGACTACACAGTGCAGGTCAGGAGCATTGGCCTTCGGGGAGAGAGCCCCCCAGGGCCCCGGGTGCACTTCCGAACTCTCAAGGGTTCTGACCGACTGCCCTCCAACAGCTCCAGCCCAG CTGCAGCCTGCTTGA GTGACATCACAGTGGAGGGGCTGGATGGAGAGCGACCACTGCAGACAGGTGAAGTGGTCATCATCGTGGTGGTGTTGCTCATGTGGGCTG CTGTAATCGGGCTGTTCTGCCGTCAGTATGACATCATCAAGGACAATGACTCCAACAACAACCCCAAGGAGAAGGGGAAGGGGCCAGAACAGAGTCCTCAGGGAAggccagtgggaacaagacag AAAAAATCATCATCCATCAACACCATTGACGTTTGA
- the Gckr gene encoding glucokinase regulatory protein — protein MPGTKRFQHVIETPEPGEWELSGYEAAVPITEKSNPLTRDLDKADAEKIVRLLGQCDAEIFQEEGQAMPTYQRLYSESVLTTMVQVAEKVQDVLKEPEEALVVLSGGGTSGRMAFLMSVSFNQLMKGLGQKPLYTYLIAGGDRSVVASRERTEDSALHGIEELKKVTAGKKRVIVIGISVGLSAPFVAGQMDYCMDNTDVFLPVLVGFNPVSMARNDPIEDWSSTFRQIAERMQKMQEKQEAFVLNPAVGPEGLSGSSRMKGGSATKILLETLLLAAHKTVDRGIAASQRCLLEILRTFERAHQVTYSQSSKIATLMKQVSTSLEKKGRVHLVGWQTLGIIAIMDGVECIHTFGADFRDVRGFLMGDHSDMFNQKAELTNQGPQFTFSQEDFLTSILPSITEIDTVLFIFTLDDNLMEVQTLVEQVKKKTTNIQALAHSTVGQSLPTPLKKLFPSIISITWPLLFFEYEGNFIQKFQRELSTKWILNTVSTGAHVLLGKILQNYMLDLRIGNSKLFWRALAMLQRFSGQSKARCIESLLQAIHFPQPLSDEIRAAPISCHIQVAQKKEQVIPEALLSLLFRCSIPEAQAHLAAAPSVCEAVRSALAGPGRKRRTDPLESLQPALQ, from the exons ATGCCAGGCACAAAACGGTTTCAACACGTGATTGAGACCCCAGAGCCTGGCGAGTGGGAG TTGTCTGGGTATGAGGCAGCTGTGCCAATCACAGAGAAGTCAAACCCACTGACCAGGGACTTGGACAAAGCAGATGCCGAGAAAATTGTTCGATTGCTGGGGCAGTGTGATGCTGAGATCTTCCAGGAGGAGGGGCAAGCCATGCCCACATACCAG AGACTATACAGTGAATCAGTTCTGACCACCATGGTGCAAGTGGCTGAGAAAGTTCAGGATGTGCTGAAG GAGCCAGAGGAGGCGCTGGTGGTACTTAGTGGAGGGGGCACCTCTGGCCGGATGGCATTCCTCATGTCA GTCTCCTTTAACCAGCTAATGAAAGGTCTAGGACAAAAACCTCTTTATACCTACCTCATTGCAGGGGGTGACAG GTCTGTGGTGGCCTCTAGGGAAAGGACAGAAGACAGTGCCCTACACGGGATTGAGGAACTGAAGAAG GTGACTGCTGGGAAAAAAAGGGTGATCGTCATTGGCATTTCAGTGGGACTCTCT GCTCCCTTTGTGGCAGGCCAGATGGATTACTGCATGGACAACACAGATGTCTTCTTGCCTGTCCTGGTTGGTTTCAATCCAGTGAGCATGGCCAG AAATGACCCCATTGAAGACTGGAGTTCAACATTCCGGCAAATAGCAGAGCGGATGCAGAAAATGCAAGAGAAACAGGAAGCTTTTGTGCTCAATCCTGCAGTAGGG CCTGAGGGTCTCAGCGGTTCCTCCCGGATGAAAGGGGGAAGTGCCACCAAGATCTTGCTGGAAACCCTGTTGTTAGCAGCTCATAAGACTGTGGACCGTGGCATTGCAGCATCTcaaag ATGCCTCCTGGAAATCCTCCGGACATTTGAGCGGGCTCATCAGGTGACCTACAGTCAGAGCTCCAAGATTGCCACCCTGATGAAGCAAGTCAGCACCAG CCTGGAGAAGAAAGGCCGAGTGCACTTGGTTGGCTGGCAGACCCTTGGCATCATTGCCATCATGGATGGAGTAGAGTGCATCCACACTTTTGGCGCTG ATTTCCGAGATGTCCGTGGTTTTCTTATGGGTGATCATAGTGACATGTTTAACCAGAAGGCTGAGCTCACCAACCAG GGTCCCCAGTTCACCTTCTCTCAGGAGGACTTCCTGACTTCCATCCTGCCTTCTATCACGGAAATTGACACTGTGCTCTTCATTTTCACCCTGGATG ACAACCTCATGGaggtgcagacactggtggagcaGGTGAAAAAGAAGACCACTAACATCCAGGCCCTGGCACACAGCACTGTGGGGCAGTCTTTGCCG ACCCCTCTGAAGAAGCTCTTTCCCTCCATCATCAGTATCACGTGGCCACTGCTGTTCTTTGAATATGAAGGGAACTTCATCCAG AAGTTTCAGCGTGAGCTAAGCACCAAGTGGATACTGAATACAGTGAGTACAGGGGCCCATGTTCTTCTTGGGAAGATCCTACAAAACTACATGTTGGACCTCCGCATTGGCAACTCCAAGCTGTTCTGGAGGGCACTGGCCATGCTGCAG CGGTTCTCTGGGCAGTCCAAGGCCCGATGCATTGAGAGTCTCCTCCAAGCAATCCACTTTCCTCAGCCACTTTCGGATGAAATTCGGGCTGCTCCCATCTCCTGCCACATCCAGGTTGCACAGAAGAAGGAACAG GTAATCCCTGAAGCCTTGCTGAGCCTTCTCTTCAGATGCTCCATCCCTGAGGCTCAGGCACACCTGGCTGCAGCTCCCTCTGTCTGTGAGGCTGTCAGGAGCGCCCTTGCTGGGCCAGGTCGGAAGCGCAGGACAGACCCCCTGGAGTCTCTACAGCCTGCCCTGCAGTGA